ACCCGAAAATCTTCCTTAAACGCTATCCCCGTGAGCTATCCGGGGGACAGCAACAACGTATAGGCGTTATCAGAGCGCTGGCCGCAGACCCTCCCCTGATGCTCATGGATGAACCTTTCGGAGCCATTGACCCCATCAACAGAGCAGTTATTCAGGATGAATTTCTAAAACTGAATGCCGAACTGGGTAAAACAGTTTTGTTTGTTAGCCACGATATCGACGAAGCCATAAAAATGGGTGATAAAATTGCCATCTTCCGTGACGGCATTCTAGAGCAGTGTGATAGCCCTGACGAGATTCTCGCAAATCCTGCCAATCAATTTATCAAAGATTTCGTAGGGTCTGACAGAGCTCTGAAAAGGCTTAAGCTAACTAACGTCACTGATGCGATCATGCCCTTTCGGATGGCTGTTAAAGCTGAAGATCCTCTGGACAAAGCTACCAAAAAGATGCAGGATCGCGATGCGCATATAGCTGTGGTCGTAGGGCCTCGAGGCCGAGCGCGGGGGTACATTACCAAAGAGGGGATCAAAGGTGACAGTAGCGGTTTTGTGGGTGAATATATAGACCATCTCCCAGGTACCATCCATGAAAACGATACCCTGCACGATGCCGTTTCACAAATGTACGCTCACGCGTGTGATTGGCTGCCGGTTGTAGACGACAACGGTACGTATAAAGGTTATCTCACCCAGCATACTATCGCCACTCTTCTTGGGGAGGCCCCACGCAAGCAAGGTGACAAA
The DNA window shown above is from Desulfomarina profundi and carries:
- a CDS encoding ABC transporter ATP-binding protein; the encoded protein is MIRLQNLTKHFDVPGKAPVIAANNISLEVKKGEICIFLGPSGCGKTTALKMINKLIPKTSGKIFIDGTDTDELDAITLRRKIGYVIQQIGLFPNMTIENNICIVPDLLKMDKKTSRNKASELMEMVNLDPKIFLKRYPRELSGGQQQRIGVIRALAADPPLMLMDEPFGAIDPINRAVIQDEFLKLNAELGKTVLFVSHDIDEAIKMGDKIAIFRDGILEQCDSPDEILANPANQFIKDFVGSDRALKRLKLTNVTDAIMPFRMAVKAEDPLDKATKKMQDRDAHIAVVVGPRGRARGYITKEGIKGDSSGFVGEYIDHLPGTIHENDTLHDAVSQMYAHACDWLPVVDDNGTYKGYLTQHTIATLLGEAPRKQGDKIV